In the genome of Anabrus simplex isolate iqAnaSimp1 chromosome 6, ASM4041472v1, whole genome shotgun sequence, one region contains:
- the LOC137501258 gene encoding histone H2B: MPPKTSGKAAKKAGKAQKNISKGDKKKKRKRKESYAIYIYKVLKQVHPDTGISSKAMSIMNSFVNDIFERIAAEASRLAHYNKRSTITSREIQTAVRLLLPGELAKHAVSEGTKAVTKYTSSK; encoded by the coding sequence atgcctcctaagactagcggaaaggccgccaagaaagccggcaaggcccagaagaacatctccaagggagataagaagaagaagcgcaagaggaaggagagctacgccatctacatctacaaagtacttaaacaggtacaccctgatactggcatctccagcaaggcgatgagcatcatgaacagcttcgtcaacgacatcttcgaacgTATCGCCGCTgaagcttcccgtctggcccactacaacaagcgctccaccatcactagtcgggagatccagactgccgtccgtctcttgctgcccggagagctggccaagcacgccgtcagcgagggcaccaaagcagtcaccaaatacaccagctccaagtaa